The Lytechinus pictus isolate F3 Inbred chromosome 8, Lp3.0, whole genome shotgun sequence nucleotide sequence GGTATCATCCCTCAAATGACAAATGTTTTTGTATGtatcagtgaccattacctttaGAAATAGCACCCTCTATTGCAAAGTtggaaaatagtaaaattgccATTACTCCcttgttttaatttattttggtctcatattttcaggatttGCCAATTGTATCATTTCACATAATCCAACTGcgttttacgcatcagtgaccattcctttcagaaatagcgccctctaatatttcaaaaatgtttatCATCTAGAGTGTTCTCTCTATCTCATTCTGTTTCTTGCGCTATATTAAATCACAGGCGTCAATgtatgcacatcgttctgatacgattgcagttctagttattattattattgttattactattattattatcattatcattgttactattattattataattattaatagaTAATAGTtatgataattatcattttattattattaaaattactattattattattatttttattattataagtatgtgggaaatattttaatttcctctatTTCCTGAAAAAATACTATGCACAGGCTTTTTTTAGAAAACGGCTTTCTACAGGTGtaccattttccattttttctatCACTTACAATATTAATTTACTATGCTTATGTATTTGAtctaattttttgtatatacatgtgtatttcaaatgtacatattttgttgtttttatggaaaagaataaatgaattgaaattgaaaaaaaacttgtgaAAAGGCACCATTTTCCCCCGCcagatttatatatttttttttttttcaaacgctCGCTGATTCTCAGCCCTTGAACGAAGTCTTTCGACACCAGACGCAGCTACTCTCCATCAGATTCTATACTTTATTTAATTAAACAACGAATAGCCCTGAAAAAAACCGAACCTCGATTATGTTGTTTTCGTTTTGGCTTTTTTGTCCCTATATAATTACCCAACTGCTTTCCTGATTCCCATCAATCATTGTGGGAtgggtgaaagaaaaaaaagttttatcttACCGACTCTAGATTGGTTCCGGCATTGCTCCAATAGTTGAACATGGCAGATGCTTCTTCGGGATTGTCCAGTGATGTCAGATCCCCTTCTTCATTACCCGGACTACTAAGACTCTTACAGTGCTGATTGGCCGCCTCCCAAGTGAAAGGAGTACTGCTATAAGCATAGCAGAACCTGCTTACACCAGGTATGGTAACCCATGGGTTGGTCCCGGTCCCCTCGACGTGGATGTCCTCACATCGGTTTGCGTTGGTAGAGACTGCCATCAGTGATATCAGACCAACCTGGCCTAAGATGAGGAAGTGGAGCAAAAGCTTCATGATGAAGGCGGTGATGTCGGGTTTCCTGTCGACTTGCGTTCAGTGAGCAAACTCTCGTTAGCCGATGGCTAGTTAGATGTGATCGGTTGACGAGAGTACACGGGCATTTATACATTAGATTTATCAAAGATAAATTAAGTTTTCGTGAAAATAGTGACGTGTAAGTGTTTGATTTGCTGCATGCCGTCAGTTTATAATCATTGTCATTGGAGCATCAATAAGCATGCTAAGGAGGAGTTGCTTGTGCAGAATCGAGGTTCATTGATAATTCTAATGGaacttgatatatttttattatggtaATAACCATATGGCGCCgcataatttatatattatttgatttAGGATCTTTCCATATCTATATTCATACTCCGTCCGTTTATCTAGTTTAATACCCATTAAACTTCTCTCCATGACGATGTTTTGTAGTAAATTATGCACGACAGATAGATAATGGATTTAAACTCACTAAGCAGAACTTATaacaaattattatatataCTGGTACTTTTTCCCCAGTGAATTATTAATGTATTGCTTTCAAGCCGCTGAAAGACGCTGATGTAACTAAATAGTTTATTGACAGCCTGATTAGATCTGCTGTTggtaattcaaattcattttcccTTATTTCACATCTCTTAAAAACAGGATACATTGCATTGTGAattaatgcaatgaaataataacaacaacgaCAGTTGTGCAAATTAGACACAAAGAAACAAAGTAATATGGGATGTGAGGGAGTAACAAAAATACAGTGGCTTGCTCTGTCTATGCTACTCCCTTTTTTACATTcattaatgataattaaaaaaaaacaatatcatcCAAACAGCTTTTAagattgaaaaaacaaagatctCAAAATCAAACCAAATCAGCAAACTGGTAGAATAACACACCAACAATAATTAAAAGCATTAATTATTTGAGCATCATATTCGAATAACTAAAAATTTGTCCATAGATCtagtcaatttattttttttcatttcatggtTTTTGATTTGTTGCTATTGTTATAATTACCATCTGGTGTCGCGTCATTTTGGAGAAAGACGCCAGGATACagattttaataattcatttatACCAGCTTCATAAATCTAAACACCAATCATCTGAAGTACACTCCttaattaagtgtgaaaacatgTGACAAACCACACACAACCAACAATAAATCGCctaaaattaattttgagaatttttattAAGATTGGAAAACAGATCCAAAACTTTAAGGAGATATATACcttgtcaaaattgataaaaacatAACCAACATAAGGACTTgattgtatgtaaaaaaaaaaaaaaaaagtcattcaaTTGATATACCTGTGTACCGAGCGAGTAAGAAAATTGACACCtcaaaaatccccaatttaaagaaaaaaaaatgatatcatgaaACACATAATTACTATCTATTGCCTGAAAGAGTAcattctcccaaataatttgatctCTTTGGTATGTGTTAATGCTAggatgatcaggaggtattctttgcactGATTTCAGTTTGTTTTATGTCAAAGTAAgacatgactgcaatgaatgaatccagatgtcaatgatgtcataatcctacaagggttgcattaaaatctATTTCATACATTTGGTTCGGTAATTTACATCATAATTGTTTAATGAACAACTTTAGTAGCAATTCTCGACTTAATTTCATTGGAAAGGgatttgaaaatatgttttactAACTCATgcaggattatgacatcattggcctCTGGGGTTTATTCATTGCATTCATTCCTTACTTTgacgcaaatcaaaatttacatcactgcaaagaatgcatactgattatccaagcgtgcAGACATACGACATAACTATGGTGTCAAAATATTTGTGAGAAGACACATGCACTCTTTCAAGCCATATACTTATAGTTATTATGCGTACATGACATATGTTTTCTTGACTTGGGGAGGTGTCATTTTTTGTTACAGCCACGTTAtgtaaggagaaaaaaaaagttgaactTCAGGTTCACTTAACATGCTTAagcttgaataaaaagaattacTTTTTAAGATGatctaattttcaaattttagctTTTTTGAAGACCCAAacacctttttttattctcagAAAAAAACTTTGGGGTAGCTAGTCACAAATGTAGAGGTGTTATGGCTCAGTGGACACGTCACCGAACATTAAACGAGAAAgtccagggttcaaatcccaccgcagcattCTTTGGCAATACGTTTATctgcatttgccactctccatccaggtgTAAAAAATGGTttctaaaaaaagataaaaaggaaTTCCTTGATTGCTCTAGTGTCCGATCGGGATAgctgtgctaaagccggggaaTGTTAGGCTATGCAGGGCTTAGAAACATgggtattaagcgctatatttcaatgttgcatatcattattattgttgttattatagGGAGGTAAAATTAGCTTATCTAAACATCCAGTGGCGTCATGAgcccaaaattttgaggggggcaGATATGGCGTAGGCCTATCGGgcaaaatctatttaaaaagttgcgagcgagcaacgatttatgcattttttataacaaaaatattttaagatagattttgacgccatagtcagaaaataacataatgTCTCGATCACCATCtaatctttccttttctttccttttctcttttttcttgattgtagcAAATTTCCGGGGGCAAGCAccccgagcccccccccccttccttatTTGTACGTCACTGTAAACATTAATTAGTCTATTAAAAGAATCACAgtagtttaatttttttttacattttttactaCTGGGCTCTTGGAATATAATATACATGAAACTTAAATAATGAATGCAAACTCAGAGGCCGTAGagcaggaaggggggggggggctttttcaATAAACGTGAGAATCAATatctgattatgattttatatgTGGTTAgcacacccacccccccccacatatatatatatatatatatatacactgtaaacaaatgaagtgctaatttagcacttacagtgcttgtatagtgactgcattacgagtgctgatttttttagttcaaatttaaactagaaaatcagcactcgtagtgcagtcactatacaagcactggaAGTGCTAaaatagcacttcatttttttaacatgtttacaGTGTATACTCACCACGGCCGCTGAAATTGTAGTGCGCACAACCTTGTTATCATTTATCCGGGGGCTCACTAAGTATTCCCTGGTTTATCCAGGGAAGTTGTCATTAATTGATACTGGTATACTCTTCCTCCATAATATTCATGTAGTATGTCAGTGGCTCGTATTACAGAACACCTATCATAAAATCGAACATATCAAAcgaaataaaatgacaaaaagaaaattcCGAGTAGAGCCATACGAGTTCAAATTTTCGACCTTTTATTTCAGATCATCTTCAGAAACTGAATTATTTACAGCAAAAGAACTTCCCTTTTGAATTAAATTCTCTTTCCCTCTCATTTACCACATTTTTAATTGTTCCTTTAAGTACATATTTTTCGGTTTAGTTAGAGATTTCTTAACCCTCAATCACCTGATCTTAAAATTTTACCCGTccattattttgtataattttatcAGCTTCATATATGTTGTGTAACCTTATGCCTCTTAATTCtggtttaaaggtcaagtcaacaccatattttttttatttgaatcaatagagacgaaaataatgctgaaaatttcatcataatctgatgtaaaacaaaaagttatgaaattttaaattttcgcttatttttcacaaaacagttatatgcacaactcagtgacatgcaaatgagacagtcgatgatgtcccttactcattatttattttgttttttattgtttgagaattatacaatatttcagtttttgcAGACTTGACAGAACCATAAAATCTTAAAACAATGGTAACatcacatattcagggaggaataaagcattgtttcacatgacaatgatgaggaaatttgaatatttcatatttcatataataaatacaaaattgatagtgaatggatgatgtcatcagtcccctcatttgcataccgaccaggatgaggatataactgttttgtgaaattatgcgaAACTtcgaaatgtcataactttgttttattttgcacccgattttgacaaaatttcgAGTGTTATGcctgttagatttttctctttttattccaatcaactttttgttggggtggacttatcctttTACTACTTTTCATTTAGTAAGTTAGGAGTTATTTTACCTTTGTTATTTGattgatttagttccaaatATATTTATAGAGCCTGTTTTGATGTAAATAACTCGTTTTCTGAAGATGATCTGaaataaaaagacaaacatTTGAAAGAATGAATAGTGGGTCTACCACGGGTTTCTTCgtcattttatttaataataattatgtgggAATAATGGATTTCAAacgaaatattttctttaaatttatcaaactttcaccacgaataaaaaaatacatatgaatTGTAAAATTTGGTGCAAAGATcggttttctttatttcaatattagcTTCTGGTCGCACCGCTTTTCGCgcgtgaaatattttggtcacttgaaaatgaTATCCTATTAACAAACGTGTGTTTTCTGTGGGAAATGCTGGGAAATTCACAACATCACTGATCAGCTATtttgaacatattaaaaaaggttatgcctcttttcatcatctttttattcaaattcccTTTGGCAGGATTTTGCAAAGTTTTAAGCATAGACCATGTAGACTGAAGAGTATTACtgttcggtaatacaagactGGTCGGCAAAACAAGaccgttcggtaatacaaggctggTCGGCAATACAAGaccgttcggtaatacaaggctggtcggtaatacaaggctggTCGGTAATACAAGACTGGTTGGTAATACAAGaccgttcggtaatacaagactggtcggtaatacaagaccgttcggtaatacaagactggtcggtaatacaaggctggtcggtaatacaagaccgttcggtaatacaaggctggTCGGTAATACAAGACCGTTCGGTAATAAGAGACTGGTCGGCAATACAAGaccgttcggtaatacaaggctggtcggtaatacaagaccgttcggtaatacaatgctggtcggtaatacaaggctggTCGGTAATACAAGACTGGTTGGTAATACAAGaccgttcggtaatacaagactGGTCGGTAATACAAGACCGTTCGGTTATACAAGCctggtcggtaatacaaggctggtcggtaatacaaggctggtcggtaatacaaggctggtcggtaatacaagaccgttcggtaatacaaggctggtcggtaatacaagaccgttcggtaatacaagactggtcggtaatacaagaccgttcggtaatacaaggctggtcggtaatacaagaccgttcggtaatacaaggctggtcggtaatacaagaccgttcggtaatacaaggctggtcggtaatacaagaccgttcggtaatacaagactggtcggtaatacaagaccgttcggtaatacaaggctggtcggtaatacaaggctggTCGGTAATACTAGActggtcggtaatacaaggctggtcggtaatacaagactggtcggtaatacaagaccgttcggtaatacaagactgttcggtaatacaagactggtcggtaatacaagaccgttcggtaatacaagactGGTCGGTAATACAAGACCGTTCGGTAATACTAGActggtcggtaatacaaggctggtcggtaatacaaggctggTCGGTAATACTAgaccggtcggtaatacaagaccgttcggtaatacaagactggtcggtaatacaaggctggTCGGTAATACAAGACTGGTCGGTAATACAAGACCGTTCGGTAAAACAAGaccgttcggtaatacaagactggtcggtaatacaagactggtcggtaatacaaggctggtcggtaatacaagaccgttcggtaatacaagactGGTCGGCAATACAAGaccgttcggtaatacaaggctggTCGGTATAATACAAGGCTGGTCGGTAATACCAGACTGGTCGGTAATACAAGaccgttcggtaatacaagactggtcggtaatacaaggctggtcggtaatacaagactggtcggtaatacaaggctggtcggtaatacaagaccgttcggtaatacaagactggtcggtaatacaagaccgttcggtaatacaagactGGTCGGTAATACTAGACTGGTCGGTAATACAAGACTGGTCGGCAATACAAGaccgttcggtaatacaaggctggtcggtaatacaaggctggTCGGTAATACTAGActggtcggtaatacaaggctggTCGGCAATACAAGaccgttcggtaatacaaggctggtcggtaatacaaggctggtcggtaatacaagactggtcggtaatacaagactggtcggtaatacaaggctggtcggtaatacaagactggtcggtaatacaagactggtcggtaatacaagaccgttcggtaatacaagactggtcggtaatacaagaccgttcggtaatacaagactggtcggtaatacaaggctggTCGGTAATACTAGACTGGTCGGTAATACAAGaccgttcggtaatacaagactggtcggtaatacaaggctggtcggtaatacaagactggtcggtaatacaagactggtcggtaatacaagaccgttcggtaatacaagactGGTCGGTAATACAAGACCGTTCAGTAATACAAGActggtcggtaatacaaggctggTCGGTAATACTAGACTGGTCGGTAATACAAGACCGTTCGGTAATAAAAGGCTGGTCGGTAATACAAGaccgttcggtaatacaagactGGTCGGTCATACAATCACTTACTATACTTTCTTGTTTTAAACCGCTAAACGATGCTGATGTGTAAGCCTTTGATTGACTGTTGTTAAATGGATGTtccgggctggaaatatttatatctaaataaaaagagtaaaattcacgcagcaaaatgctgaaatttttctcaaaattggattacaaataacaaagttatattGAATCTTAAAGttcatcaatgttttgtgaaaacagttgtatgcacgtcgtcatgaatattcattaggttggctgatgtttccctttcttatgttattacatgaaatcataaatgtttcattttttcatacatgtgttaaTGATGTGTctcaattatgatgaaataagttgtggcaataaataactaatgcaagtaatcagttgtcaatccaattgttttagttcttactagaatttgtttaaataatccttatttcatatgataaaatgcaaaagaacaagtggggatatgaaatcatcagcccacctaatgaatattcctaaagacatgcttagaactgtttcaccggaataatgcaaatttttagaATCGAATGACTTCGTTATTTGTAATCCGagttttatgacattttcagcattttgctctgtgaattttactttattcattgcgatataaatatctccagcctggaccatccctttaatcagTGATGGAAAGCATAAATTAcagataaatatattttaaggcAATCTTTTTTGTAGTTGATATTTGTGACCATGGTATTAAACAatagggtcccgtcttacaaagactcaTCATTGTTCATCAGGGACCCGTCTTACAAACAGTGACGATTTATCAAATCAAtatcaactgtatggaaatccatccatgccaatttttttttctacaggaaatttgcacaatgtccttagtaaacaaaggtGATGATCACACTTAATCttcaagaaaacgatgaatgtatgaataaacatcatatctagataatattttgaacaaatctattagatgttgacgttgctggccatccatagctgtggttgatcggatcaaccgtaactctttgtaagacggggaaTGTTAGTAACGGTTTACTATTGTTAAGATGAGGATGAGGCACATGTGTCGCATTTTATTCGAGAAAAACCGCCAGATTAAAGATTATGATAAGTCAACATATCTGCCCTATCCAAACATTATGTCGAACGTCTCGAATCACACTTTTTGTTTTACTACACTACAAATTGGACGCATCGGATAATGGATTAACAATAGTACGCCAGGCTTTGCGATATGACGTAAAagttggtaaatcatgtaaaaaattatttgtaccCCTCCATATTAATTGCAATCAACAACAGTTAAGGGTATCCGTCCTCTTGTTCTATGAGGGGCGAAACAAAAGTACATCAGAAATAACTTCCTTCTCACTATGGAAACAGTGACcagcaaatttcatttttaattaccGTGGTGGAGACAGGTGGAAGATCTCCatacatttttatgttttttgtttcgTGATCTCTCCAACTATAATACCTCATTAAAAGTCGAATATATGTGGCATCTAGTCTATCCTTTGAGGACTTATTAATTGTCCATGTTTCTGAACCATACAAAAGGATACTTTCTTAACATGCCCTACACAGAGAAATAATTGATTTCCAAATCAAATGCAGCTTGTGACATATTTTCTTGAATCGcatatgtatgaaaatatgtagGTTGAAATTCATTCTGTTCCTATCAATTACACactgcgtttttttttttggggggatggtATACTAAACtagttaaagtgattggttaaacattggtttgactttaaaaaaatctgagctagaaggtcacacttgtcacctgtgtctgtgatatgttacaaaaatgaagtccagaaaaaattgcgttcgaaaataattatttagtgcttcaaaaaattgaaatataaggTGAccaaaaacaccatcttaatttcatcccatacacttatgtgtactatttaggcgtctataagacgcctatttacaaaatcggggttcgccttgtagttttaggttttcattctcaatactggttgttttcagggtttattagttctaatacatgcacttgtacatatgtttcatcttggtttgagaattttttaaatcggctgctcacaaagttaaacaatacctatTCATTTTGCTTAGGCCAATCAGCTTTCCGGCTTAGATTGTATCGCCCACCTGCTATTTATAAAGCAGGGAATCGGTAGGTCAGTCCCAGCAAGCAATAGCATGTCATTATTATCTCTATAATtttcatcactattattattgcCAAACTTTTGGCCTTGTAACAGATCTTCATCATGTATTTTGGgacataaaaaatatagaataattTAACGAAAATAACGAAGGCATGCAACAAAAACGCAATCTAAACAAGCATGGGATAGATACATAACAAAAAACAGTTTTTTAACATCACGCCAAACGTCAATATAAAAGGAAACGGTCATCTTTGCTGcaatataaaggaaaaaatgtaaaaagggaaaataaaataaaaattgtaaagTTTCCTTGGATAGGCaggaagaaggaaaaaatagaCGATACATAATCCACACAGCAAACTCCTTTCCTGCAAGGTAACTTTAAAATATTACTTTCACTTTCCGTTATacgcactagcgtacctacgggggggcagactgccccatAGGCGGCGAAagcggggggacgtgtcccccctaaattt carries:
- the LOC129266511 gene encoding C-type lectin domain family 4 member G-like, translated to MKLLLHFLILGQVGLISLMAVSTNANRCEDIHVEGTGTNPWVTIPGVSRFCYAYSSTPFTWEAANQHCKSLSSPGNEEGDLTSLDNPEEASAMFNYWSNAGTNLESGYWIGLNRGDVTGQTRRWTDYSRLRINDQAWQEGEPTNNCAYVANEGATDEEKMKWKTASCSTVTKPFICERKNYL